The nucleotide sequence TTAATTTTTTTTCTCCATTCATCCATTTTTTCTTGTTCAGATAATTCTTTTTCCAATTTTGCATTTTCTTGCTCCAGCTCTTTCATCCTTTTTTTTGATTTTAATAGTCTATTTTTTTCTTTTGCTTTTTTCTCTTCATCCCGTTGTTTGTCAAAAGGAGTAGCAGTAATACTGCCTTCACTGCTATTAGGTTCATTTGATTGAGTCTGTTTATTCTTTAATTCTGCTAGCTCATCTTTTACTTTTTTTAGTTCTTCTTCTAATTCGTTCTTTATCTTTTCCGCTTCTTCTTTTTGTTTTTCCAATGTATCTATGAACTCACGATCATCGCTAATTGTTCTTTCTCCAGACTGAAAAAAGCCAACTAATCTGCTTGGTTCAAATCGCTCAACCTTATCTTCAGCGATTTTAATAGTATTCTCTAAACTAGAAAAAATGCTTTCAATTTTTAGTGAATTTGTTCTTTTTGCCAGCTCTTTAGCTTCGCTTAAAATGACCATCATTTCCTTACGCAACTTATCTAAATCTTTTTTGATGTCTCCTCTAATTCCTTGTAGATGAACAAGTGTTTCTTGAATTTCATCATTTGCAGGTTTTAGAAGTTTGCTATCAAGTAGATCTGTAGCTTCACCTAAGTGCTTATCGAGTGAGTCAACAATTTTATCTGTAAAATCAGTCAAGTGCTTATCAAGTAATTTTATCAATCGAGATATAGAATCATTTTCTTCCTCATCTTTTGTCTTTTTTTCCATTACCGATACAACCCCACCTCTTCTGAATGGAAAGAGAATATCCAAATTGTTAAACTTTTTAACAATATTATGATTATTGTTTATCTCATTGTTTTTTAGCTTGCTGAATGTTATACATATCCCAACAATAGCAATGATACTAGCCAGTGCAACTATGGCCCATTCCAAATCCTGAACATTGGCAAAGCTAAATCTATTTTGTATTAATGCGCCAACTATAATTACAGTGCTAATTATATATGGTATGGTAAGAAAAATGGCCTTATTTTTATTCTCCTGTTTCTGACTATCTAATATCTTTTTCTGACTTTCAGAAATTGGTAAAACTATTGAAAAGTTTGCTTTTTTGTGACCTATAAGACTTAAATTTGGTTTTATCTCTATTTTTAGAGCATTTTCAGCAAGTTCACTTATCTCGTTGTCTTTGCCACCTCTAATTTTATCATTTATTAATTCCTCTATCGGCTTTTTTCCTTCTTTTATCTTCTGCTTATGCATATATCTCATAGCAGAAGAGGCAACAAAAGCTGTTAAAAGAATCACAGAAACCAAAGTATAAATTGGCATGAATGTTGGGTTAAAAATATCTGTAATAAAGCTTAAATTATTACTAGTTATTATTATTGCAGCTACATAAGCCAAAGAAAATTGAAGCCAAGTATTTACAGCTGCTATAGGTAGAGTGTTACTTACGGAATATTTCTTTGTTGCACGCCATAACCTAGGAAAAAAACCAATAGCATCATCTATTTTGGCAAAATTATGATCTACCTTAACCTTGAAAGGATTTGTTGTATCTGAATGCATAAATTTCCTTACACCTTAATTAATTATATATAAATGATACTTTAAAAACAAGTTTTTTGGCTTATGCCAAGGACGATTAGAACGCACTTTACTAACCTTTATACCACTATCTGTTAGCCAAACAGAGTGTGTGCCATATGCTTCTAAGTCAGCATACTTGATGGTTTTAGTATTGCAAGCTGGGTAGTTGAATTTGCTTAGCTGAATTACTAGATCGACATTGTTACAACTTTCTACAATATCTTCTTTTTTATAAGCTAGCAACACTGACTTATTATTTCCTTTATTATATATACAGTCATAATCATTACATTTTAGCCTTTTGTTTGAATTACTGAATTTAGTATGATTCAAAATTTGATTCTGCCCGTTTTGTTTAGCCCATGTTTTGACAACAAAGTTCCTATTTTTCCTAGTAAGAGAATATAGTAAACTGTCATCTTCTTTTACAGCAAGATTATCAATGCTGACCAGGATGTCAGGGGTTCTATACATAGCGCTAGAGAAAATACCCAGCACAATAAAGAAAATTCCAAAAAAACGCCAATTCCTTTCCCACAAGCATAGCCACAATAACCCAAGTGTTATTATAATAATTGATGAGCCAGGAAAAGTGCGAGTGGGAATAACCAAATACTGAAGACTAGCGATTGCATTTGTTATACACAAGATACTGTCAATTGGGCGCTCTATAAATGGCGCTATAATCCATTCAATACCTAAAGGAATCAATAAAACATAAATTATTCCAAGTGGAATAATAATGAGTGTAACTATTGGTATAGCAATCAAATTTGTGATAATGCCACTGATTGAACAATAGTTAAAATTGTATATTGTGTACGGAACAGTTGCTAAACTTGCTATGACTGAGCTGATCATTATCGACACAAAATATTTTATTATTTTTATTTTGAATAACTTATTAGCATTGATCTGATAGCTGGCAATTAGTGCCAAAACAGCAGAAAATGACATTTGAAAACCTGGCTTTAAGATTGCTTCTGGCTCCACTATGAGTATCACCGAAGCAGCAAACGCAATTGCTATTAATCCTCGATATTTCCTTTCTATGATTATTGCAACAAGTACCAAGATCACCATGATGTAGGCACGCTGAGCAGAAATTTGCATACCGGTAATCAACAAATAAAAGGTAGTTGGCAAGATAGTAAAGAATGCAGATATTTTTTTAGTGTTATATTTAAGAGTCAAAGTTTCAGATATTGCAAATAAATTACGGAATACTATAAAAAACAGACCAGCAACAAACGATAAATGTAAACCAGATATAGCGAATAAATGTGCTATACCTGAATCTCGTATCGCATTCATAGTTTTTTGATCTATCCCGTCTTTTTTGCCAATTAATAATGCAGAGATTATGTCCGCGTGTGGCTTTTTGGTATTTTGCTGTAGGTTTTCATAGATATATTGACGGAAAGATTCTATATACTCTTGAAATTTTCTTGCTTCAGCCTTTTTGTACAGGACTATTTTGCTTGTTGCAAAGCCTGTTGCACTTATTTTCTGATAATATGCTATTCTTGCGAAATCATATGCATATTCCGAAGGCGCAATTTTTGGAGGAAAGAGTTTTGCTGATAATTTTACTTGATCCCCTATTTTAATGCCTTCTTCCGCTTTGGTTCTAACTGATATTCTGATGTTATCTAACTTAAACTTCGTGTTTTTTATTTCATAAAGCAAAAATTGCTCATATGAGCCCTTGTTATTAATATCCTTCACTGTAGCAACAATATCTTTCACATACCTTTCCTTATCAAGAATGTGAGTATTAACTGAATCTGTTCTGAATTTGCTGGCTGTAAATCCTATGAGCACTGCAATTAAAGAAATGCATAATATTGCGTATTTCCTGTATAATATTGCAATCAGAATTAGTATAGGTGAAAGCAAGAGAAAAATAGATATAGTGAAAGCACAGCTTGGTTCAAAATTTAATGAGAAATAGGTTAAAATTCCTGCACACTGAAAAACAGGGAACCACAATATCAAGTTATATTTTTCATTGCACAGATTGTTATGTATATAATTTACTATCATGTTAAGAAAGGTTAATAGATATATAAATATATGTAATAGTGTGATTTTATTCTTTTATTTATTATTATTACGCATATAATAATAAATAAGCAACGACGCGGGATGGAGCAGCTCGGTAGCTCGTCAGGCTCATAACCTGAAGGTCGTAGGTTCAAATCCTACTCCCGCAACCATCTTTCAATTGTACAAACATTGCGATTTCTCTTATTATAATAGCAATGGTATTTCTAACTCAAAGCTTGTTTTTGACCTGTAGGCTCAATCGTAACATTCAGTAAAAAACTCAGGGTATTTATTGACAAAATTATAGCGGCTGCATGCCTTTTTTCTTTTTTCTTATTACATCAATAATTTCACTATACACTTTATTGTTGTCTTTATCTGCAATTCCAGTAATAACATTACATCTATTAGATTCTTTTATAGCTATTTCTTGAAATCCTTCTCGAACTTTATTATAAAAATCAACGTCCATCTCTTCATACTTATTTTTATCCTTTGCTCTGCTGAGTCCAACTTGAACATCAATATCTAAAATAAATGTGATATCTGGATATTTAATTTCTACTAATTTGTGTAAGTCTCTTATTAGACTCAAGTCAACACCTAGTCCATACCCTTGATACGCAATAGTTGAATCGATAAATCGATCACAAATAACTGTCTTTCCCTCTTTAAGAGCTGGTAGTATTAATTCTTTCATATGTTCATATCTCATTGAGGTAAATAATAAAAGTTCAGAGATGGGATCAATATTATCCTTAAGTAGTAATCCTCTTATTTTTTCTGCAAAATCAGTACCACCTGGTTCTCTAGTCAATACGACATTATTTTCACCGTGAATTTGCTTGAAATAATTTGCAAGTAACTCAGACTGTGTTGTTTTACCAGAACCATCTATTCCTTCGAAGGTTATGAACATAAATTTTATAATTACAATGCTAAATGCAAACAGTGTACATAGAAACCATTTGACATTTAAGCAATAAGATCATAAATTATATACGGTATACAATTCTCTATGAGCTATGGTTACGCTAGACACTCCTAAGATAGATTTAGACTTTACTGCAAAGAATTTCAATCTCTTGGGAGTGGATAACAAATATTATACATTAAGTGACTGCTATGGGGAAAATGGTCTTATTGTAATGTTTATATGCAATCACTGTCCTTACGTTCAATCAATTATTAGCAATCTAGTAAGCGATGTTAATTTGTTGAAAAAAGATTATCAGGTAAACACCGTTGCAATCATGCCAAATGATGTGAATAAGTACCCAGAAGACTCCTTTGAAAACATGATTAATTTTGCCAAGAAAAATAAGTTTACATTTCCATATTTAATTGACAGTAACCAAGAAGTAGCTAAAGAGTATGGTGCTGTTTGTACCCCTGATCTCTTTGGGTTTAACGCTGATTTAAAACTTCGTTATCGTGGACGTTTTAACAATGCAAAAAAAGAGAAAGTTCAAAATTATGAAATAGGAAGTAGTGATTTATTTCAAGCGATGAAATTTATTGCAAAAACTAGCAATCCTCCAATTGACCAAAAATCAAGTATTGGTTGCTCAATCAAGTGGTCTAATTCTACAGGGTAAATATCATGCACAGTGGCTCTCAGCATTTGTTTGATATTATCATCTTACTTTCCGCTGCTGTGTTTATAGTCATAGCGTTTTGGAAAATGAATATCAGTCCAGTGCTTGGTTACTTTGTTGCAGGTGCGTTGATTGGTTCTCATGGATTTAATCTGATAAATTCAGCTGAAGCAATGGATAACTTCGCAGAATTTGGAGTAGTTTTCCTGTTGTTTATTATAGGTCTTGAATTGACATTTGAACGCCTCATC is from Wolbachia endosymbiont (group B) of Hofmannophila pseudospretella and encodes:
- a CDS encoding coiled-coil domain-containing protein — its product is MHSDTTNPFKVKVDHNFAKIDDAIGFFPRLWRATKKYSVSNTLPIAAVNTWLQFSLAYVAAIIITSNNLSFITDIFNPTFMPIYTLVSVILLTAFVASSAMRYMHKQKIKEGKKPIEELINDKIRGGKDNEISELAENALKIEIKPNLSLIGHKKANFSIVLPISESQKKILDSQKQENKNKAIFLTIPYIISTVIIVGALIQNRFSFANVQDLEWAIVALASIIAIVGICITFSKLKNNEINNNHNIVKKFNNLDILFPFRRGGVVSVMEKKTKDEEENDSISRLIKLLDKHLTDFTDKIVDSLDKHLGEATDLLDSKLLKPANDEIQETLVHLQGIRGDIKKDLDKLRKEMMVILSEAKELAKRTNSLKIESIFSSLENTIKIAEDKVERFEPSRLVGFFQSGERTISDDREFIDTLEKQKEEAEKIKNELEEELKKVKDELAELKNKQTQSNEPNSSEGSITATPFDKQRDEEKKAKEKNRLLKSKKRMKELEQENAKLEKELSEQEKMDEWRKKINGKASEFFFYLLESIKLEEKDDKGEKVSEVTLRNFDNKVIIHWKDGSQMTFNIQKQDGLQAQPNTKVDFVDPDVHAAFKVACAG
- a CDS encoding ComEC/Rec2 family competence protein, with translation MIVNYIHNNLCNEKYNLILWFPVFQCAGILTYFSLNFEPSCAFTISIFLLLSPILILIAILYRKYAILCISLIAVLIGFTASKFRTDSVNTHILDKERYVKDIVATVKDINNKGSYEQFLLYEIKNTKFKLDNIRISVRTKAEEGIKIGDQVKLSAKLFPPKIAPSEYAYDFARIAYYQKISATGFATSKIVLYKKAEARKFQEYIESFRQYIYENLQQNTKKPHADIISALLIGKKDGIDQKTMNAIRDSGIAHLFAISGLHLSFVAGLFFIVFRNLFAISETLTLKYNTKKISAFFTILPTTFYLLITGMQISAQRAYIMVILVLVAIIIERKYRGLIAIAFAASVILIVEPEAILKPGFQMSFSAVLALIASYQINANKLFKIKIIKYFVSIMISSVIASLATVPYTIYNFNYCSISGIITNLIAIPIVTLIIIPLGIIYVLLIPLGIEWIIAPFIERPIDSILCITNAIASLQYLVIPTRTFPGSSIIIITLGLLWLCLWERNWRFFGIFFIVLGIFSSAMYRTPDILVSIDNLAVKEDDSLLYSLTRKNRNFVVKTWAKQNGQNQILNHTKFSNSNKRLKCNDYDCIYNKGNNKSVLLAYKKEDIVESCNNVDLVIQLSKFNYPACNTKTIKYADLEAYGTHSVWLTDSGIKVSKVRSNRPWHKPKNLFLKYHLYIIN
- the tmk gene encoding dTMP kinase; amino-acid sequence: MFITFEGIDGSGKTTQSELLANYFKQIHGENNVVLTREPGGTDFAEKIRGLLLKDNIDPISELLLFTSMRYEHMKELILPALKEGKTVICDRFIDSTIAYQGYGLGVDLSLIRDLHKLVEIKYPDITFILDIDVQVGLSRAKDKNKYEEMDVDFYNKVREGFQEIAIKESNRCNVITGIADKDNNKVYSEIIDVIRKKKKGMQPL
- a CDS encoding thioredoxin family protein; the encoded protein is MVTLDTPKIDLDFTAKNFNLLGVDNKYYTLSDCYGENGLIVMFICNHCPYVQSIISNLVSDVNLLKKDYQVNTVAIMPNDVNKYPEDSFENMINFAKKNKFTFPYLIDSNQEVAKEYGAVCTPDLFGFNADLKLRYRGRFNNAKKEKVQNYEIGSSDLFQAMKFIAKTSNPPIDQKSSIGCSIKWSNSTG